ATGTTCGGTAAGAATCGATGAAAACGAAGAGAACGTCTTATTTGGGATAGCAAAGGGCCTTAAACTTGCTAGATATGACTTTTCGTGGGGGGACAGAGGATTTTTGGAGATAGGGGATAAGGTGTTCAGAACATGGACTCATAGACACGACTGTAACAGTTTCTTTATAGCCAAGCTACAGATTTAAAGGTAGCAACGACAATTAAACCATTGGGGGAGTTGGAATTGAAGATCATCCCACTTGCATCGGAGAGCCTTGGTGTTAGAAGCTTAGCTGTTTTTGTTAAAATAGGGAAGTCTGGAATATTAATAGATCCAGGAGCTGCATTGGGTCCAAAGAGATACTCTCTTCCACCTGCGGATATTGAAATGAAAGCACTGAGGCTTGCAAGGGAGAAAATACAAGAGTACTCCAAGAAAGCTGAGATAATAACAATTTCCCACTATCATTACGATCACCATACTCCCTTCTTTGAGGGGATATATGAAAGCTCCTCACCAGAAATTGCGAAGGAACTTTATTCTGGAAAGATTCTTTTGATAAAGCATCCGATGGAAAATATAAACCACAGCCAGAAGAAAAGAGCTCACGAGTTCTTAAGGCATGCAAAAAGAGTTGCTAAGGGGATTGAATTCGCCGATTCAAAGTTGTTTGACTTTGGAAAATTCACAGTGGAATTTTCACCACCCGTTCCACATGGAAGGGAAGGTTCAAAGCTTGGCTTTGTGATAATGGTTTTAATCGACGATGGAAAGAAGAGCATTCTTCATGCAAGCGATACTCAGCTTATAAATGATAAGGCGGTTGAGTGGATAATAGAAAAGAATCCCGATGTTTTAATAGCTGGAGGACCCCCAACTTACCTCTCCTACAGGGTCGGAAATGTAAGGGAGATAGGGCTTAAGAACATAAACAGAATAATCTCCGAAACAAATGCTACTCTGATAATAGATCATCATATAGTTAGGGATAAGAGTTATCCTCAATTCTTTGAGCAGCTTGATAAAACTCCTCTTACATTCGCCGAATTTTTAGGAAAAGAATCTGCACCCTTGGAGGCATACAGAAAGGAGCTTCACAAAATTGAGAGGGGAGAAAATGTTGAAGTGCCAGGAGGAATTAAAAAGTTCCTAGGTGATGTAGGATGATTGAGATTTTTAAAGGGCTTGAGAGTGAGATTGTTAACACGCATGAAATCCCACCAAGGAAAGGAGAGTATGAAGAGTTCGAATTTAAGCACAGGGAAGTTAATGAGCTTGTTAAAAGGTTAGGCTTTAGACTTTACTCTCACCAAGTCGAGGCACTCAAAAAGCTATACTCTGGGAAGAATGTTGTTGTTTCAACTCCAACGGCGAGTGGAAAGAGCGAGATATTCCGGCTTTTCATATTTGACCAGTTTCTCGAGGATCCAACTTCAACTTTCCTCTTGGTATATCCAACTCGTGCATTGATAAACAATCAGATTGAGAAATTTGAAAGAGAGAATGAAATATTTGGAGAGATCACCGGGAAGAAGATCAAGGCAAGCATTCTTACTGGGGACATTGAGTGGAATGAGAGGAAGAAAATACTTCGAGAAAAGCCGAATGTTCTCTTCACAACGCCTGATATGTTACATCACAACATCCTCCCCAAGTGGGTTGACTACAGGTGGCTTTTGAAAGGTTTGAAGCTTCTTGTTGTTGATGAAATCCACATATATAGGGGAGTTTTTGGAACAAATGTTGCATTCCTTCTGAGGAGGTTATTCTTCAGACTTAAAAGGCTTGGAACTGCTCCAAGGATCCTCGCTCTCTCTGCAACTCTAAGGAATCCAAAAGAGTTTGCAGAAGAGCTTTTTGGTGTAGAATTTGAGGAAGTTAAGAAACCGGGTAATCCGAGTCCAAGAAGGCTAATAATAATGTTTGAACCAAGGAGATTTACTGGAGAACAATTAATTAAGCAGGTCGTTGAGAAACTAGTTAAGAATAATGTTAAGACACTTGTCTTCTTTGATTCCAGACGGGGAACGGAGAGAATCATGAGGATGTTCCTGACATCTGAAATATTTGATAAAATAACAACGTACAAGGGAACTTTGACCAAAGAGGAAAGATGGATAATTGAGAGGGACTTTAGGGATGGAAACTTGAGCGTTCTATTGACTACAAATGCGCTAGAACTTGGGATTGATGTTGGTGACCTTGACGCGGTGATTAACTATGGCATTCCCTCGGATGGATTATTTTCCCTGATACAGAGGTTTGGGAGAGCGGGGAGAAATCCTGAGAGAACTGCTATAAATGCGATAATATTGAGGAAAAATGGTCTCGACTATTACTACAAGGAGCACTTTGAGGAACTCGTTGAAGGTATTGAAAAGGGTCTTGTTGAAAAAATCCCCGTTAATCTTAACAATGAAAGGATAGGAAAAAAGCATATCCTTTACCTAGTGTCTGAACTAGGAGCCGTTGAGATGGATGAACTTCCAGACTACTGGAAAACTCATGTTCAGGCTCTTAAAGAGGAGGGAAGCATAGAGATTTATGAGAATCCAATAACTGGGAAGATTGAACTAAGAATAAGAAAGCCGGTTGTGTACTCATCAATAAGGACAACGAGTGATGAAAGTTACTTCCTTGTTCTAGATGAGCCATGGATTAGGGGAGGATTGCTAAAGAAAGAGGGAGGGGAGTTACTTAGGTTCATAAACTATCTAAAGAAAGAGAGGAAGATAATTGAGGAAGTTGATGAGCTCGAATTCCATAGGAGCCTGCTTCCGGGAATGGTTTATCCATCAAGAGGAAAGCTTTACATGGCCACAGATAAGCTTAGGAAAGATAAGTTCCACTTTGTCTTCGCAAGGGAGATTCCGATGTACGAGGACATTGATACCAGCGTAAGCAAGACTGAGCATATAGAAGTTCTGAATGTGTACAAGGAGAAAAATGTTGGTCCCATAAAAGTTTTCATGGGCAGGCTTAGGGTCAGGCATGAGTACTCAGGGTACGCGGTTAAGGGGAAGGATGTGGACAGGCATGTGGAGAGGTTAGAAAGGCTGAAGGAGGAAGGAATTTTAAGAGGTGAGATAGACTACAGGATTACATACTTTGAAGATTGGTGGAAATTTGCGAGGGTTGACTTCCACGAACCATATTTTAGGGAATTTGAAACCGAAGGAATTTGGCTTGTATTCCCTAGGGAAATAGACTCCATTGCCGATGAGGAGTTTGCCCACTTCTTTAAGATAGCTGCTGAAGTGAATCCAGAGCTTGCCAGCTTCTTATACAGCAGGATAAGCAGAAAGAGTCTCTTCCCAACGCTCTTAGGAGCAACAACCCATTATATAAGAAGTGTCATAACGAAGTATTCACGTGACGCTGGGATTAATGATCCAGAATTTTCGTTTGCGGTTAAGAAGATGATAGACAGCAAAGATGGGATTGGTTCGGGATTACATGCGATAGAGCACAATCTAATAAAGCTCGCTCCCGTTGTTACTCATGTTGATTCCAGGGAGCTTGGTGGCTACAGCTATGATAACTACAAAGGTCTACCTGTGATTTTCATATATGATGGAAACGAGGGAGGTTCTGGAATAATAAGGCCAGTATTTGAAAACATTGAAAAGTTGATGCAGAGAAGCCATGAACACATAATGAAGTGTCCCTGCAGAGATGGATGCCCAGCATGCATATACTCCCCCAAGTGCGGAACGTTTAACGAGTTTCTAGACAAGTGGATGGCAATCAAAATATGGGAGAGAACTCTGAATCAAAAGGTTTAAATACCTGAAAACTTTTAGTTAATTTTGGTAAAGAAAAAATTCTAGGGGTGGTGGGAGATGGTGTACGTAGCAGTTCTAGCAAATATTGCAGGTAACTTACCTGCTTTAACGGCGGCACTAGCAAAGATAGAGGAGATGAAGGAGGAAGGCTACGATATAGAGAAGTATTACATTCTGGGGAACATAGTTGGATTGTTCCCCTATCCAAAAGAGGTTATAGAGGCTATAAAGAACCTTGCAAAGAACGAGAAAGTTAAGGTGATTAGGGGTAAGTATGACCAGCTAATAGCGATGAGCGATCCACATGCTCAAGGCCCAGAGTATTTGGACAAGCTCGAAATTCCAAAGCACCTGAAAGCTTCCCTTAAATTCACATGGGAAAAACTCGGTCATGAGGGAAGAGAGTATTTAAGAGATCTCCCCGTCTATCTTGTGGATAAAATTGGAGATAATGAAATTTTTGGCGTTTATGGAAGTCCAATAAACCCCTTCGATGGAGAGGTTTTACCAGATCAGCCCACCAGCTACTATGAGGCTATAATGAGACCAGTAAAGGATTACGAAATGTTAATCGTGGCAAGTCCAAGGTATCCAGTAGATGCAATGACGAGGTACGGAAGGGTTGTATGTCCAGGAAGTGTAGGGTTCCCACCAGCCAAGGAACACAAAGCAACATTTGCCTTGATAGATGCTGAAACCTTGAGAGTGAAGTTTGTTGAAGTCGATTACGATAAGAAGATAATTGAAGAAAGGATTAAGACTGAGGGCCTTCCAGAGGAGATCGTCAAAATCTTATACCACGGAGGAAAAGCTTGAACTCTTTCTTTAAATCTTTAAATTCAAACAAAAGGAACAGCAGAAATACAAAAGGTGTTTTTTCTACAAGAACTTGCAAGGGGATTGCGAGAAGTACGGGCTTGATTATTAAAGCACTAACCTTAAAGGTGTTCCTAGACTTCATAACCACGAGAATAAAAATCGTAAAGTATCCAAGAAGAAGGCCCAAGGAAGCTCCAATCTCTTTGAAGCTTGGTATGAGAACAAGCCAAGAGATCCCAGCAACTGAGGCACCAACTAGTGAGTAGAGGGCTGAATCTTTTATGTAGTTAGTTGCCGATAGCATATTTATTAGGGGATTAAACGTAACATAGAGTTCAACAGCTATAAGGGCTATCAGAAAAGTCCCTCCAAATTCTATCTTGAACATACTCTCAATATACGGAGCGAATATCTGGAGGATGAATACCGAAATCGATGAAAGCAGAGCTAGGGATAGTGTAGATTCCTCTGCAAGCTTCTTTATACTCTCCTTTTCACCTCTTCCGAACTCGTAAGCGTAGAGAGGAACTATTGCAGACTGGACAACCTGGGGAAGATAAGAGAGTAGGAATGATGTAGAGAGAACGGCAGATACAACTCCAGCAGTTTTTGCTCCAGCAAGCTCTTCAGATAAGAAATAAGGTCCCTGCAAAAGGAACATTCCTGAGATACTCCCAACAAACGCCCAAAAGGAGTATTTTGCTAAATTTAGAACTTCAGCCCTTCCGGGAATGCCAAAATATCTTCTGGAATATAGAATTCCCAACACGGAGATAGTTCCTAATAGCAGGTAGTAGGGAGCAAGAACGCCAATATGAAAGCCAAGTAGGAATGCAAAAAATCCTAGGAGAACGAAGTATGCATAAACTTCTCCCTTGTGGAGGCCATAGATGAATGATCTGAATGTTAGTTGTAAAGCCCGGAGTGTTGAGAGAACAGCTAGGTGAATATTTACAAGAGAAAATGCAAGACCCAGTAATGGAAGAGTAAAAGAAACCCCAGTGATTTTCTTAATTCTGCTCTCTTCTCCCTTTCCAAGGAATTCTGCGGTGTACTTTCCAAGTCCAACCGAAAAGAACGATAAGAAGCCGGCGAGTAAAAACGCCTGTGAGATTAAAGAGTTTACATTGCCAAGCACGCTAACCCCATATTCCCTGGCAACTATAAGGTTGTAAATGAATCTACTCCCCCCAAAAACAGCCAGTGCAATGATACTCGCTATCGAGTGCCTTATTATAACTTCTCTTTTCCCCATGCACTTTGATGGATATTTTGTAAATTAAAACCTTTTCAATGAGAAAACGAAAAATTAAAAATTGATCTGTTCGGCTAACTTTAGGTGGTTTCATGGTGGAGAGGAAGAGGTGGAGCGAGAACTTTAGTGAGTGGTTCAATGAGGTTATAGAGGAGGCTGGCATATTAGATAAGAGGTATCCAGTAAAAGGAATGAACGTCTGGTTACCCTATGGGCTTAAAATAATGAGGAACATTGAAAAGTTTATCCACGAAGAAATGGAAAGAACTGGTCATCAAGAAGTTCTGTTTCCAGCCCTAATTCCCGAAACAGAGTTTAAGAAAGAGGCAGAACATATAGCCGGATTTGAAGGTGAAGTTTTTTGGGTAACTCATGCTGGTCATGATCCCCTTGACGTTAAACTAATTCTCAGACCAACAAGTGAGACCGCAATATATCCGATGTTCTCCAAGGATAGAGGGGGCTGGATAAGGTCTCATGCGGATCTTCCTTTTAAAATATACCAGATAGTTAATGTGTATAGGTACGAAACAAAGCATACAAGGCCTCTCATTAGAGTCAGGGAGATTAGTAGATTCTTTGAGGCTCATACAGCTCATGCGGATTTTGAAGATGCTGAAAGACAGATAAGAGAGGATCTTGAGATATTTGACAACCTAATGAAGAAGCTTGCAATGGCATATATAATTTCCAAGAGGCCGGAATGGGACAAATTCCCAGGTGCCTTCTATTCCCTGGGAGCAGAAGTTGTAATGCCCGACGGGAGAACCCTTCAGATAGGAACCATGCACAACTACAAGCAGAATTTTGCAAAGGCTTATAATATTGTTTATGAAAAAGAGGACGGAACTCACGATTACGTTCACCAAACAACGTTTGGAATGAGCGAGAGACTACTTGCCGCCGTCATAGCAGTACATGGCGATGACAGGGGGATGGTTTTACCTCCCACCATAGCCCCAATTCAAGTTGTGATAGTTCCAATTCCTAAGAAAGGTGAAGACGAGAAGGTCTACTCATACGCTAAAGAGATCGAAGAGGAGCTTAGGAGCGCTGGCATAAGGGTTCATCTCGACATGAGGGACAAAAGGCCAGGCTGGAAGTTCTACGACTGGGAGCTCAAAGGAGTACCAGTGAGGGTAGAAGTTGGACCTAGAGACGCCGACAATGGAACTGCTGTTCTTGCAAGAAGGGACAAGCTGGAGAAGATGACCATAAAGAGAGAAGAGCTTGTAGATAAGGTTAGAGAGCTCTTTGATGATATAATGAAGTATCTCTATGAGAGATCCAGGGAATGGCTCGAGAGTCATATAAAGAGGGTTGACACACTTGAGGAAGCTAAAAAAGTTTTCGAGGACAGAAGAGGAATAGTTGAGATTCCATGGTGTGGTAGAGAGGAATGTGGTCTTAAGATGGAGGAAGAGCTTGAGGCGAAAATGTTAGGGATTCCATATCCAGAGGAGAAGGCTAGGGAGGGTGCTGAAGGAAAGAAATGTCCTGTTTGTGGTAGGGAAGCGAAGTTTATAGCAAGGTTTGCAAGAACTTACTGAGGGGCTCTCTATGATTATTCTTTTAACTGGAATGCCTGGCTCTGGAAAAGGAGAAGTTGCCAAGGCATTCCAGAAGAGGGGAATACCTGTAGTTTCAATGGGAGATGCCATTAGAGAAGAGGCGGATAGGAGGGGCATACCAAGAACACCAGAAGGTCTGAAACATGTAAGCCTAAAGGTTAGAGAAGAACTCGGGCCAGGTGCCGTTGCGATTCTTACTATTCCCAAAATAAGGAAACTGCTTGAGATTGAACCAGTTGTCGTCATTGAAGGAGTTAGGAGCCCCTATGAGGTGGAAGAGTTTAGAAGAGAGTTTTCTGAAGAGGAGATTTTGATATTGGCCGTTCACTCACCTCCTAAGATTAGGTTTGAGAGGTTGAGAAAAAGAGGAAGGAGTGATGATCCCAAGACGTGGGAAGAGTTTGTTGATAGAGATAAGAAAGAGTTGAAGTTTGGGATTGGAGAGGTAATAGCCCTGGCTGATTATATGATAGTGAATGATTGTAGCTTTGACGAATTTCAAAGGAAAATCCAAGAAGTTGTTTCAAGGATAATTAGAAATGTTTGAATTTCCAACTATCCGTAGTTAGCTTGACTTTCTTCAAACTGGATAAGGTTTAAAAAGGAAAGCCTCTGTATTTATAAAGGGCTTTTTAAAGGGGTGTAAATATGGTGGATACAAGTAAGGTTAAGCTCAGAATAGAAAACATTGTAGCATCTGTAGATCTCTTTGCTCAGCTTGATCTCGAAAAGGTTCTTGATATATGTCCAAATTCAAAGTATAATCCCGAGGAGTTTCCCGGTATCATCTGTCGCTTCGATGACCCTAAGGTTGCACTTTTAATATTCAGCTCGGGTAAACTTGTTGTAACCGGAGCGAAGAGCGTTCAGGACATAGAAAGGGCCGTTGCAAAGCTTGTTCAGAAGCTTAAGGGGATTGGAGTCAAATTTAGAAGAGCGCCCCAGATCGATATCCAGAATATGGTATTTAGTGGAGACATTGGGAGAGAATTTAACCTTGATAACGTTGCCTTAACCCTTCCAAACTGCGAGTATGAACCTGAACAGTTCCCCGGAGTGATTTATAGAGTTAGAGAACCAAGGGCCGTGATACTGCTATTCTCGTCAGGAAAAATTGTGTGTTCAGGAGCTAAAAGCGAGGCCGATGCTTGGGAGGCCGTTAGGAAGCTTCTAAGAGAGCTGGAGAAGTACGGTCTTATGGAGGAAGAAGAGGAAGAACTCTAGTAGAAGTCCTGATTGTTCTCTTTTTCAAGTTCCTCTTCCTCAATTATTATAAACGGAATTTTCATCTTCTTTAAAAGTTCTATCAGCTGGTTATACCTCTTTTGAAGTCTCTCCAACTTATATCGGAGATTTCTGTTTTCAATTGCTAGACTTGTGATTTCCTCACTCTTTGCCCTTAACTGTCCTTTAAGTTCTATTATCTGCTCTTCGAGCTCTACTATAGATCTCTCCAATCTCTCTATCTCTTCAATGTACTCCCTGCATACTTTCTCCTTTATCATGACTTTTGAAGTTATGTCTAAGTGGTATAAATATCATTCTATTGGAACTCCATTTTTTGTTCTAGGTGCAAGCCACTTCATGAGCTTCTGAGGCTCTTTTGTTCTGATTATTATGGTTATTGGACCAAGAGGGCTCTCTTCGTTAAAATTGACCTTTCCGACGTATGCAACCTGTTTGTTAACCTTGATTATGATCTCTTCTCCAAAGTATCCGTCTTCGAGCATCATTCTTGCCGTGTCAAGAATCTGCTGTCCACGGAACAATTCATACAGCCTCTGAAGGGCTCTCTTATCGCTCGTTTTTCCAATAAGAACCATGTACTCTCCATGGTCGAAAGCCTCAAATTTTAAGCCAGGAACCAGGTTGAGCATGGCTTTCTTGACTTTTTCAATGTCCTCAGTTGGGTATACATAAGCCTCAACTTGGACTTCTTCAAACATCTCCATCGATAGCAACGAAATTAAATCCATTAATAAAGATTTGGTATCAATTAATTGCAACTCCATAAGCCAATCTTGTTCCTCCTTGCGCTTTTCTCAGCCTTCAAATACTCTTCCATTTTGTCGAACTTTTTTTCGTAAAACACCCTTGCTAAACCTTTCTCAACAAGTAGTTCGTTAATATCCGTGGAGTTTATGTACAGGTAGACGAGTAGTCTCCCATATTTATCTTCTCGGCCCTGCTTTGAATCAAAAACAAGGATAACCTCCTTTCCAAGCGTTGCATTCTTAAGGAAATCTCTCGCAACATAGGCATACTTCACAAGGCATGAAATATTTGTAACCCCGGGATACTCTCCTGGGTGCATTAATTCCGGCTCTAACTCTGGAGCATCTATTCCCACCAACCTAACTTTAACAAGTTTCCCATTCTCAAGTTTTACATATAAGGTGTCTCCATCAACTACCCTAATAACTTCGCCGTGAAGTTCGGAGCTTGAAGATATGCACCCAGTCACCAAGAGCGCTACTATGAGAGCAATTATTAGCTTTGCAACTCCATTCACAATACTTCAAAAAATATGAGAAAATAAAAAGGTGATGTTTGACTAATTTATAGAGAAAAGTTAATTAGTGTTCTTTTCGCTTTTTACTTTCCCAAACAACTCTTCCATCTTTCCTAACTATTCTGATTATCCTATGATAAGGAATCTGCGTCTCGCCAACGAAAAAGTATCCGTGACCGAGATCTATAAGTTTCACGGGAATTTTCTTTATATTGCCGTAGCTACCCCTATGTTCTATCACTATATAGTAATCTTCCTCATTCTCCCTAGGATCATACTTTATCTTAGCGAGAGCCTCTTTAACGCTCCCTTTTCTCATGTCTAAACCCCCAAGTGGGCTAGTACTCTCTCAATGTTTTCCTTCCAGTTTTGAATAACTTTCCCATGGCCAGGAAGTCCAAGCCTAACCCTAAACTCAAGCAACTTTTCCAATGACTCGAGCAATGATTTCTCATCTCCCGTTGGTAGATCTGTTCTGCCATAAGTTCCCGCAAAGATTGTGTCCCCGGTAAACATTATCTCTTCTTCCTCATAATACAAGCAAGCACTTCCCCTTGTATGTCCAGGGGTTTCAACGAGGGTTAGTTCAACATTCCCAATCTTTATCCTATCTCCCTCTTTGAGTTTTCTCTCTACTTTGTGACTTTCAAACTTTCTGCCGTAGTAGAAGGACAAAATAATATAGTCATCACCCCTCTCAAGGGTCTCAGCGGTTTTTCTACTCGATGCAAATTCAACTTTAGCACCAACTCTCTGAAAGAATTCTTTGAATACTTTATTACCTCCCACATGGTCGAAGTGCTCGTGGGTGTTAAAGATTATAACCCTCTTTATGTCCGAAATCCACCCCTCACTCTCGGCAGTTCTCACGTATCTGTTCCAATAAACACCCGTTCCTGTATCTACTATCAACAGCTCCTCCCCGCTCTTTAGAAAGTATATGTTCGAGTCTAGTCCGATGCCCTTAAGCATGAGAATATTTGGTCTTATTTCTATTGGAATCATCTTTTCTCACCTTCAAAGAGGGCTCCAGGGGGGACCGCCTCCTCATCCGGGGGAGCGAGACCGTCAGGAGGGGTTAAACTCTTCATCGCCCATCTTACTTTTGTGAAGGGCATTTTTATCAGTTCTGCTATTCTCACGAATCCCTCCACTTTTAGAGGTTTTGGATATGTTGCTTGAGTTTGATGAACCAAAAAGTTTATATATCCGAACCATATTAGTTCTTATTGAGAACAAAATTATGGAGGAGATCGAAATGGTAGTTATTGGAGAAAAGTTCCCAGAAGTTGAGGTAAAGACGACCCATGGAGTGATAAAGCTCCCGGACTACTTCGCCAAGCAGGGCAAGTGGTTTATACTCTTCAGCCACCCAGCTGACTTTACTCCAGTCTGTACAACTGAATTCTATGCAATGCAGAAGAGGGTTGAAGAGTTCAGGAAGCTTGGGGTTGAGCCTATAGGATTGAGCGTTGATCAAGTGTTTGCACACATTAAGTGGATGGAATGGATAAAGGAGAACCTAGGTGTCGAGATAGACTTTCCAGTTATAGCAGATGACAGGGGAGAACTTGCCGAGAAGCTTGGAATGATACCAAGTGGTGCAACGATAACAGCAAGGGCCGTCTTTGTAGTCGATGACAAGGGAATAATAAGGGCAATAGTCTACTATCCAGCCGAGGTCGGTAGGGATTGGGACGAGATACTAAGGCTCGTCAAGGCACTTAAGGTAAGCACCGAGAAGGGCGTTGCACTTCCACACAAGTGGCCGAACAACGAGCTCATTGGTGACAAGGTAATAATACCTCCAGCTTCAACAGTTGAGGAGAAGAAGCAGAGAGAAGAAGCAAAGGCCAAGGGAGAAATAGAGTGCTACGACTGGTGGTTCTGCTACAAGAAGCTTGAGTGAGCTTCTCCCCCAATTTCGTTTCTCTTCTTACTCTTCACGGAACCAAACCACAAGGAAGGAACCCGTCATCGCCATTGCGTAGGCCACCGGCTTCAATGTCAGACAGCTCCCTTCAGGCACCTTTGAAAGTTCCGATGCAAATACGACACTTATGAAACTCAGGTATATTCCAATCCGAAACAGTGCTTTGTTCGCATTGAGTCCGCTCTTTGCCCTAAGTCCCGCGAGATAAGCGATCAACACCATCAAAGTTAATGAAATCCATTTGCTGATTCTTCCCATTGCTTCATAACAGTCGGGAACGTTGCACGTTGTTGTAAAACCGTGCGGATCTATCCACGTGCCATTAGAGGGACATTGCTTTGGTTCCTGGGAATAGACAAGTGTGATCAGGCCTGAAAAAAAAGATAGTGAGAATCAGAAGTTCGATAATTTTTCTCTTAAATGTCTGCATGCCCCTCCCCCAGCGCTGATCGATAACAACAATGCTCTGGGAGTTCCCCAGTCTAACCCTTGGCAGTATTCTCTTTATATGACTTTCCCGTAGTATTCCGTTATTCCAGCAGCAGTTTTGCTGGCTGTTTAAATCAAAAACCGAAGTAAACAAGTAAACACGAACGCTCCCTGGGCCTCAAAGCACCCTCCTCCTGAAGAGTACCACCAGCGGAACCAGCCAGGCCAGATGCACGAGCACCGCCATCGGGAAATCGCTGTAGTCGTTTAGGGCTATGCCCTCGAAGACTCTGTACGTCCAGTACGTCGGCAAAAACGCCGTGAGCTTGCTCCAGTCGGTTGAGAGGTTCCTCCAGAGGACAACGAGCTTTACCGCCACTGGCAAGATTAATAGCCAGCCGAGAATCTTGGAGACTGTGATAGCCTGCATTCTGGATTCGGCGAAGATGGTTATCAGCAGTCCATAGATCCAGACCTCCAGCAGGAAGAGAAGAACCAGCGCCAGAACA
This is a stretch of genomic DNA from Pyrococcus sp. ST04. It encodes these proteins:
- a CDS encoding peroxiredoxin; its protein translation is MVVIGEKFPEVEVKTTHGVIKLPDYFAKQGKWFILFSHPADFTPVCTTEFYAMQKRVEEFRKLGVEPIGLSVDQVFAHIKWMEWIKENLGVEIDFPVIADDRGELAEKLGMIPSGATITARAVFVVDDKGIIRAIVYYPAEVGRDWDEILRLVKALKVSTEKGVALPHKWPNNELIGDKVIIPPASTVEEKKQREEAKAKGEIECYDWWFCYKKLE
- a CDS encoding MBL fold metallo-hydrolase, with amino-acid sequence MIPIEIRPNILMLKGIGLDSNIYFLKSGEELLIVDTGTGVYWNRYVRTAESEGWISDIKRVIIFNTHEHFDHVGGNKVFKEFFQRVGAKVEFASSRKTAETLERGDDYIILSFYYGRKFESHKVERKLKEGDRIKIGNVELTLVETPGHTRGSACLYYEEEEIMFTGDTIFAGTYGRTDLPTGDEKSLLESLEKLLEFRVRLGLPGHGKVIQNWKENIERVLAHLGV